A region from the Kribbella shirazensis genome encodes:
- a CDS encoding IMP cyclohydrolase — protein sequence MSRFTSVEYPGRGLAIGRDAQGVPFFAYWLTGRSPASQSRELVVRDREIIVQDVSGAATDNLRHYTAATRGDDWAIVGNGTQVSELTAAREEQPDLQLALRRLTYEPDPPIRTPRITAGATITGTELTDVVIGSARADDGTPELTEHPSLYAARIAPATALTTTTYSGTTERVITNGRPETTAIPFTWSEFTDVIWRSLQPALRVAAITVRLDVPTFAEAVLHTRT from the coding sequence ATGAGCAGGTTCACGTCGGTCGAGTACCCCGGCCGCGGTCTCGCGATCGGCCGCGACGCACAGGGCGTCCCGTTCTTCGCGTACTGGCTGACGGGCCGCTCCCCCGCGTCGCAGTCGCGCGAACTCGTCGTACGCGATCGCGAAATCATCGTGCAGGACGTCTCCGGCGCCGCCACCGACAACCTCCGCCACTACACCGCGGCCACCCGTGGAGACGACTGGGCCATCGTCGGCAACGGCACCCAGGTCAGCGAACTGACCGCGGCCCGCGAAGAGCAACCGGACCTGCAACTCGCGCTGAGGCGACTCACCTACGAACCCGACCCGCCGATCCGCACCCCGCGCATCACCGCCGGCGCCACTATCACCGGCACTGAACTCACCGATGTCGTCATCGGATCCGCACGAGCGGACGACGGTACGCCGGAGCTCACCGAGCACCCGTCGCTCTACGCCGCCCGCATCGCACCGGCAACCGCGCTCACCACCACGACGTACTCCGGTACCACGGAACGCGTGATCACCAACGGACGCCCGGAAACGACCGCGATCCCGTTCACCTGGTCCGAGTTCACCGACGTCATCTGGCGATCCTTGCAACCGGCACTCCGCGTCGCCGCGATCACGGTCCGCCTCGACGTCCCGACCTTCGCCGAGGCGGTCCTGCACACAAGAACCTGA
- a CDS encoding AMP-dependent synthetase/ligase yields MKPVADSGQLALLSNRKDTMAQMFLDRVAATPEREAFRFPRGDQWKSVTWRETEALTRRRAAGLIALGVEPEQRVAIASSTRIEWIECYLAAVLAAAATTTIYPSTISSDVAFIVADADVQVVFAEDAEQVDKLRRHRSETPSLHKVVLLDGTPSEADGDWVIGLGELDILGDEYLAEHPSAVDDRLAGIKPDDLCTLIYTSGTTGRPKGVRLPHSVWTYEGAAVEGMRVLSPDDLQFLWLPLSHVFGQVLLAVQFQIGFATAVDGRIDKIVENAAVVQPTFMAAAPRIFEKAHGRIVTMIQSEGGVKAKLFDWAFGVGARVSALRQAGKEPSGLLAAQFAAADKLVLSKIRARFGGRIRFFVSGSAALDKSLAEWFHAAGLLILEGYGLSETSAGSTLNRLTQYRLGSVGPAFPGTQFKIAEDGEILIKGDGVMSGYHNQPEQTAEVIDADGWFHTGDIGHFEDEFLFITDRKKDLFKTSGGKYVAPQVIEGRFKTVCPYASQFIVHGNKRNFVSALVTLDPDAIQGWADANGLGGKSYAEIVTSDAAHEMVQRYVDELNAGLNRWETIKKFTILDRDLTVESGEMTPSLKLKRKHVESQYADVLDKMYE; encoded by the coding sequence ATGAAGCCTGTCGCCGATTCCGGCCAGCTCGCACTCCTCAGCAACCGCAAGGACACCATGGCCCAGATGTTCCTGGACCGGGTGGCCGCGACTCCTGAGCGGGAGGCGTTCCGGTTCCCGCGCGGGGACCAGTGGAAGTCGGTGACCTGGCGGGAGACCGAGGCACTGACCCGCCGCCGCGCCGCGGGCCTGATCGCGCTCGGCGTCGAGCCGGAGCAGCGGGTCGCGATCGCGTCCAGCACCCGGATCGAGTGGATCGAGTGCTACCTGGCCGCCGTACTGGCCGCCGCCGCGACCACCACGATCTACCCGTCCACGATCTCGTCCGACGTCGCGTTCATCGTCGCCGACGCCGACGTCCAGGTGGTGTTCGCCGAGGACGCGGAGCAGGTGGACAAGCTCCGCCGGCACCGGTCCGAGACGCCGTCGCTGCACAAGGTCGTGCTGCTCGACGGGACACCGTCCGAGGCGGACGGCGACTGGGTGATCGGACTCGGTGAGCTCGACATCCTCGGCGACGAGTACCTGGCCGAGCACCCGTCGGCGGTCGACGACCGGCTGGCCGGGATCAAGCCGGACGACCTGTGCACGCTGATCTACACGTCCGGTACGACGGGGCGCCCGAAGGGCGTGCGGTTGCCGCACTCGGTGTGGACGTACGAGGGCGCCGCGGTCGAGGGGATGCGGGTGCTGTCTCCGGACGACCTGCAGTTCCTGTGGCTGCCGTTGTCGCACGTGTTCGGGCAGGTGCTGCTCGCCGTACAGTTCCAGATCGGGTTCGCGACCGCGGTCGACGGGCGGATCGACAAGATCGTGGAGAACGCGGCCGTCGTCCAGCCGACGTTCATGGCGGCGGCGCCGCGGATCTTCGAGAAGGCACACGGGCGGATCGTGACGATGATCCAGTCCGAGGGCGGCGTGAAGGCGAAGCTGTTCGACTGGGCGTTCGGTGTCGGTGCTCGCGTGTCGGCGCTGCGTCAGGCAGGCAAGGAGCCGAGCGGGTTGCTGGCGGCGCAGTTCGCGGCCGCCGACAAGCTCGTGCTGTCGAAGATCCGGGCACGGTTCGGCGGGCGGATCAGGTTCTTCGTGTCCGGGTCGGCGGCGTTGGACAAGTCGCTCGCGGAGTGGTTCCACGCGGCGGGGTTGCTGATCCTGGAGGGGTACGGGTTGTCGGAGACGTCGGCGGGGTCGACGTTGAACCGGCTGACGCAGTACCGCCTGGGCAGCGTCGGGCCGGCGTTCCCCGGGACGCAGTTCAAGATCGCCGAGGACGGGGAGATCCTGATCAAGGGCGACGGGGTGATGAGCGGGTACCACAACCAGCCCGAGCAGACGGCCGAGGTGATCGACGCCGACGGCTGGTTCCACACCGGGGACATCGGGCACTTCGAGGACGAGTTCCTGTTCATCACGGACCGGAAGAAGGACCTCTTCAAGACGTCCGGCGGCAAGTACGTCGCGCCGCAGGTGATCGAAGGCCGCTTCAAGACCGTCTGCCCGTACGCCAGCCAGTTCATCGTCCACGGCAACAAGCGCAACTTCGTCTCCGCGCTCGTCACCCTCGACCCCGACGCGATCCAGGGCTGGGCCGACGCGAACGGTCTCGGCGGGAAGTCGTACGCCGAGATCGTCACGTCGGACGCGGCCCACGAGATGGTCCAGCGGTACGTCGACGAACTCAACGCGGGCCTGAACCGCTGGGAAACCATCAAGAAGTTCACCATCCTCGACCGGGACCTGACGGTCGAGTCCGGCGAGATGACCCCCAGCCTCAAACTCAAACGCAAGCACGTCGAGTCCCAGTACGCCGACGTACTGGACAAGATGTACGAGTAG
- a CDS encoding BTAD domain-containing putative transcriptional regulator encodes MLGAVEVRGADGDVVPLPSRRVAVLLAALVLRVNRTVRIEELVDLLWSEDELPSNPRAALQIYISRLRTTLGDTGRSMIRTGAGGYSLRVDPEQVDVERFRTLVRTAVDTADPAARIEPLTAALALWRGEPLAGLDAAAVARELIPRLDEEHLQARELYFDARLATGESADLVPELTELAERHPTRERFWAQLIRAHQASGRTALALATYGDVAERLRDLLGADPGPELRTLHAELLTATDSATDAATYSATDPAEAAPVVPRQLPASIPAFTGRTEHLRRLDELMPTASLALIIGPAGVGKTSLAVHWARQVEDRFPDGILYADLLGFSPSAEPADPHTLLSRFLVALGTPPDRLPATPDEQIALYRSLLADRAVLVVLDNARTADQVRPLATAGSRCCTVVTSRNELAGLVATEQAEPIRLDVFDPAQSKQLLAARIGKDRFGSDPGSVDSLVERCAGLPLALSLLAAQIALRPRRSLASFVDALGEGPLDALSTADGVGVRTIFSWSYRQLRPELARMFRLLAQHPGAEITLGAAAALAGVPVRAAGRILAELVANHQVVEVGPDRWVLHDLLRAYGQELCEPDEADAAFERLLGYLVHSGYAGAILLAPARVRIELPDPPPDVELVVPANRDEAFAWFDGEQPNNLAVLRAAAGRYDVLLWLYVWAIADYLDFRGRSGYPQAQQLALEAAVRLGDLTKQAHTRRDLARGHMAMREWDDAIRQHELALGIAEELGDEAGIAHGSLGLGRVYTRIGEHRKAIEHTLRALRIYERGDYEGRDYERCDHVHARANALNNLGWYHSELGEYEAGLDYAQQSLKLYAEVDSEFGRAVASDTSGYALAGLGRFDEAIALYAVAADVLRRLGRRLDTADCLMAMARVQDRAGRGEGAKASYAAALEILDALDHPDAATVRQCLAKQR; translated from the coding sequence GTGCTGGGGGCCGTTGAGGTCAGGGGTGCCGACGGCGATGTCGTACCGTTGCCGTCGCGTCGGGTCGCGGTGCTGCTGGCCGCGCTCGTACTGCGGGTCAACCGGACGGTGCGGATCGAGGAGCTCGTCGATCTGCTCTGGAGCGAGGACGAGCTGCCGAGCAATCCTCGCGCCGCGTTGCAGATCTACATCTCCCGCCTGCGTACGACTCTGGGCGACACCGGCCGGTCCATGATCCGCACCGGCGCGGGCGGCTACTCGCTCCGCGTCGACCCCGAACAGGTCGACGTCGAACGGTTCCGGACGCTGGTTCGCACCGCCGTCGACACCGCCGACCCGGCCGCCCGGATCGAGCCGCTCACCGCGGCCCTGGCGCTGTGGCGTGGCGAACCGCTGGCCGGCCTCGACGCCGCCGCCGTGGCCCGCGAACTGATCCCGCGACTCGACGAGGAGCACCTCCAGGCCCGGGAGCTGTACTTCGACGCGCGCCTGGCAACCGGCGAGTCCGCCGACCTCGTCCCCGAACTGACCGAACTCGCCGAGCGCCATCCGACCCGCGAACGCTTCTGGGCGCAGCTGATCCGTGCCCATCAGGCCTCCGGCCGGACCGCGCTCGCCCTGGCGACGTACGGCGATGTCGCCGAGCGGCTCCGCGACCTCCTCGGCGCCGACCCCGGCCCCGAACTCAGGACCCTGCACGCCGAACTCCTCACCGCCACCGACTCCGCGACCGACGCCGCCACCTACTCTGCGACCGACCCTGCCGAGGCTGCACCCGTCGTGCCGCGTCAGCTGCCCGCCAGCATCCCGGCGTTCACCGGGCGCACCGAGCACCTGCGGCGGCTGGACGAGCTGATGCCGACGGCGAGCCTCGCGCTGATCATCGGCCCGGCCGGCGTCGGCAAGACCTCGCTCGCGGTGCACTGGGCCCGGCAGGTCGAGGACCGTTTCCCCGACGGCATCCTGTACGCCGACCTGCTCGGCTTCTCGCCCTCCGCGGAACCGGCCGACCCGCACACGCTCCTGTCCCGCTTCCTGGTCGCGCTCGGTACGCCGCCCGACCGGCTGCCGGCGACCCCCGACGAGCAGATCGCGCTCTACCGCAGCCTGCTCGCCGACCGGGCGGTCCTGGTTGTCCTCGACAACGCACGGACCGCCGATCAGGTCCGTCCGCTCGCGACGGCCGGATCCCGGTGCTGCACCGTCGTCACCAGCCGCAACGAGCTCGCCGGGCTGGTCGCGACCGAACAGGCGGAGCCGATCCGGTTGGACGTGTTCGACCCGGCGCAGTCGAAACAGTTGCTGGCGGCAAGGATTGGGAAGGACCGGTTCGGTTCGGATCCGGGCAGCGTCGACTCGCTCGTCGAGCGGTGTGCGGGCCTTCCGTTGGCGTTGTCGCTGCTCGCCGCGCAGATCGCGCTGCGGCCGCGCCGGTCGCTGGCGTCGTTCGTCGACGCGCTCGGCGAGGGACCGCTCGACGCTCTGTCGACGGCGGACGGTGTCGGGGTGCGGACGATCTTCTCCTGGTCCTACCGGCAGTTGCGCCCGGAGCTCGCGCGGATGTTCCGGTTGCTCGCGCAGCACCCGGGCGCCGAGATCACGCTCGGAGCCGCGGCGGCGCTGGCCGGAGTACCGGTTCGCGCGGCAGGGCGGATACTCGCGGAACTCGTTGCCAACCATCAGGTCGTCGAGGTCGGGCCGGATCGCTGGGTGCTGCACGACCTGCTCCGCGCGTACGGGCAGGAGCTGTGCGAGCCGGACGAGGCGGACGCCGCCTTCGAGCGGCTCCTCGGGTACCTCGTCCACAGCGGGTACGCCGGCGCGATCCTGCTGGCACCGGCCAGGGTGCGGATCGAGCTGCCGGATCCGCCCCCGGACGTCGAGCTGGTCGTGCCGGCGAACCGCGACGAGGCGTTCGCCTGGTTCGACGGCGAGCAGCCGAACAATCTCGCCGTACTGCGGGCGGCGGCCGGGCGGTACGACGTACTGCTGTGGCTGTATGTGTGGGCGATCGCGGACTATCTGGACTTCCGCGGCCGGTCCGGGTACCCGCAGGCGCAGCAACTGGCGCTCGAGGCCGCCGTACGGCTGGGGGACCTGACCAAGCAGGCACACACGCGGCGGGACCTCGCGCGCGGGCATATGGCGATGCGCGAGTGGGACGACGCGATCCGGCAGCACGAGCTCGCGCTCGGGATCGCGGAGGAGCTCGGCGACGAGGCCGGGATCGCGCACGGCTCGCTCGGGCTCGGCCGGGTTTACACCCGGATCGGGGAGCATCGGAAGGCGATCGAGCACACGCTGCGGGCGCTCCGGATCTACGAACGCGGTGATTACGAAGGCCGTGATTACGAACGCTGTGATCATGTCCACGCGCGGGCGAACGCGCTGAACAACCTCGGCTGGTACCACTCCGAGCTCGGTGAGTACGAGGCGGGACTGGACTACGCGCAGCAGTCGCTGAAGCTGTACGCCGAGGTGGACTCCGAGTTCGGGCGCGCCGTGGCCAGTGACACGAGCGGGTACGCGCTCGCGGGACTGGGGCGGTTCGACGAGGCGATCGCGTTGTACGCGGTCGCGGCCGATGTACTGCGCAGGCTCGGCCGGCGGCTGGACACGGCGGACTGCCTGATGGCGATGGCCCGCGTCCAGGACCGCGCCGGTCGCGGCGAAGGAGCGAAGGCCAGCTATGCCGCGGCCCTCGAGATCCTGGACGCGCTCGACCATCCCGACGCCGCGACGGTTCGGCAGTGCCTGGCCAAGCAGCGGTAG
- a CDS encoding aspartate-semialdehyde dehydrogenase has translation MRVGVFGATGQVGGVMRELLVERGFPVDEVRFFASARSAGKTLPFGDREIVVEDSATADFSGLDLALFSNGKTASKELAPKVAAAGAVVVDNSSGWRMDPDVPLVVSEVNPEDLDTIPKGIVANPNCTTMAAMPVLAPLHREATLTRLVVSTYQAVSGSGGVGVSELADQSRALAGTGGALARGTDGITLPEPKVYAGPIAFNVLPLAGSIVADGTGETDEEQKLRNESRKILHIPDLPVAGTCVRVPVFTGHSLSIHAEFAEPITPERATEILGSAPGVAVTDLPTPLLAAGQDPSYVGRIRQDQSVPGNRGLVLFVSNDNLRKGAALNAVQIAELLARR, from the coding sequence ATGCGAGTAGGTGTTTTCGGTGCCACGGGTCAGGTCGGCGGCGTCATGCGGGAGCTGCTGGTCGAGCGCGGCTTCCCGGTGGACGAGGTGCGGTTCTTCGCGTCGGCGCGGTCGGCGGGGAAGACGCTGCCGTTCGGGGACCGGGAGATCGTCGTCGAGGACTCTGCGACAGCCGACTTCTCCGGGCTCGACCTGGCGCTGTTCTCGAACGGGAAGACGGCCTCCAAGGAGCTCGCCCCGAAGGTCGCGGCCGCGGGCGCCGTCGTCGTGGACAACTCGTCCGGCTGGCGGATGGACCCCGACGTACCGCTGGTCGTCTCCGAGGTGAACCCCGAGGACCTCGACACGATCCCCAAGGGCATCGTCGCGAACCCGAACTGCACGACGATGGCCGCGATGCCGGTCCTGGCCCCGCTGCACCGCGAGGCCACCCTGACCCGCCTCGTTGTCTCGACGTACCAGGCCGTCTCCGGCTCCGGCGGCGTCGGCGTGAGCGAGCTCGCGGACCAGTCGCGGGCGCTCGCCGGGACCGGCGGTGCGCTCGCCCGCGGTACCGACGGCATCACGCTCCCCGAGCCCAAGGTGTACGCCGGGCCGATCGCGTTCAACGTGCTACCGCTCGCCGGATCGATCGTTGCCGACGGCACCGGTGAGACCGACGAGGAGCAGAAGCTCCGCAACGAGAGCCGCAAGATCCTGCACATCCCGGACCTGCCGGTCGCCGGGACCTGCGTCCGGGTGCCGGTCTTCACCGGCCACTCGCTGAGCATCCACGCCGAGTTCGCCGAGCCGATCACGCCGGAGCGCGCCACCGAGATCCTCGGCAGCGCGCCGGGCGTGGCCGTCACGGACCTCCCGACCCCGCTGCTCGCGGCCGGCCAGGACCCGTCGTACGTCGGCCGCATACGCCAGGACCAGTCGGTACCGGGCAACCGCGGCCTGGTCCTGTTCGTCTCGAACGACAACCTCCGCAAGGGCGCAGCCCTGAACGCGGTCCAGATCGCGGAGCTGCTCGCCCGGCGCTGA
- a CDS encoding tautomerase family protein: MPNITVELLSGRTLDQRREFVAAVTDSAIAILGAKRESVRIVFTEIEKTDVANGGTLVADE; the protein is encoded by the coding sequence ATGCCGAACATCACCGTCGAACTCCTCTCCGGCCGCACCCTCGACCAGCGCCGCGAGTTCGTCGCCGCCGTCACCGACTCCGCCATCGCCATCCTCGGCGCCAAGCGCGAGTCCGTCCGCATCGTCTTCACCGAGATCGAGAAAACCGACGTAGCCAACGGCGGCACCCTGGTCGCCGACGAGTAG
- a CDS encoding sodium:solute symporter family protein — protein MTALDWTVLVGYFVLMVLIGVWSRTKIKTVVDYFTTGGRIPWWLSGISHHMSGYSAVMFVAFAAVAYTYGITVYVWWALTIGVGVGIGAFVFAARWNRLRAKHGVVSPLEYLARRYNLPTQQALAYSGAALKVVDIASKWVAIAVLLNGFTGVPIRWGILLTGVVTMLYATLGGLWADVLTDFGQFVIQFGAGVAMFIGVLAHLDGVPTLWTMWDELPAGHGDALNGPYTPIFLIAFLFIKTFEYNGGMWNLAQRYMAAPSGSDAKRSALLSSVLWLVWPLILFIPMCAAPLLVQPGKPEQSYVELSQLLLPSGLIGLVLAGFFSHTMAMVASDANAISSVITRDLAPVLVPRVRRLTDAAALKMARIVTFTFVTGSMLIAIATNGEGVVLKIVVDLVAATMGPIAIPLMLGLLPWFRRSGPRAALASWAVGLIAWSIVKWGVGSTDTTLVVALPLATSLVVYVGLGLLLPERRADVDELVESLNTDPDETDEVNARRAAALS, from the coding sequence ATGACCGCACTGGACTGGACGGTCCTGGTCGGCTACTTCGTGTTGATGGTGCTGATCGGGGTCTGGTCGCGCACCAAGATCAAGACGGTCGTGGACTACTTCACGACCGGCGGCCGGATTCCGTGGTGGTTGTCCGGCATCTCGCACCACATGTCGGGCTACAGCGCCGTCATGTTCGTCGCGTTCGCGGCGGTCGCCTACACCTACGGCATCACCGTCTACGTCTGGTGGGCGCTGACGATCGGCGTCGGCGTGGGCATCGGCGCGTTCGTGTTCGCGGCCCGGTGGAACCGGCTGCGGGCAAAACACGGGGTCGTGTCGCCGCTGGAGTACCTCGCCCGCCGCTACAACCTGCCGACGCAGCAGGCGCTGGCGTACTCCGGTGCCGCGTTGAAGGTCGTCGACATCGCCTCGAAGTGGGTCGCGATCGCCGTCCTGCTGAACGGGTTCACCGGTGTACCGATCCGGTGGGGGATCCTGCTGACCGGCGTGGTCACGATGCTGTACGCGACGCTCGGCGGGTTGTGGGCCGACGTACTCACCGACTTCGGCCAGTTCGTCATCCAGTTCGGGGCCGGCGTCGCGATGTTCATCGGCGTACTGGCACATCTGGACGGCGTACCGACGCTGTGGACGATGTGGGACGAGTTGCCGGCCGGTCACGGTGACGCGTTGAACGGGCCGTACACGCCGATCTTCCTGATCGCGTTCCTGTTCATCAAAACATTCGAGTACAACGGCGGCATGTGGAACCTGGCGCAGCGGTACATGGCCGCGCCGTCGGGATCCGACGCCAAGCGATCCGCGTTGCTGTCGTCTGTTCTGTGGCTGGTCTGGCCGCTGATCCTCTTCATCCCGATGTGCGCGGCGCCGCTGCTGGTACAGCCGGGCAAGCCGGAGCAGTCGTACGTCGAGTTGTCGCAGCTGCTGTTGCCGAGCGGGCTGATCGGGCTGGTGCTGGCCGGGTTCTTCTCGCACACGATGGCGATGGTGGCCTCCGACGCGAACGCGATCTCGTCGGTGATCACCCGCGACCTGGCGCCGGTGCTGGTACCGCGCGTCCGCCGGCTGACCGACGCTGCGGCGTTGAAGATGGCGCGGATCGTCACGTTCACGTTCGTCACGGGGAGCATGCTGATCGCGATCGCGACGAACGGCGAGGGTGTGGTCCTGAAGATCGTCGTCGACCTGGTCGCCGCGACGATGGGGCCGATCGCGATCCCGTTGATGCTGGGGTTGCTGCCGTGGTTCCGGCGCAGCGGGCCGCGGGCGGCGCTGGCGTCCTGGGCCGTCGGCCTGATCGCCTGGTCGATCGTGAAGTGGGGCGTCGGTTCCACCGACACCACGCTGGTCGTCGCGTTGCCGTTGGCAACTTCCCTGGTGGTGTACGTCGGACTCGGGCTGCTGCTGCCGGAGCGCCGGGCCGACGTCGACGAGCTGGTCGAGTCGCTGAACACGGACCCCGACGAGACCGACGAGGTCAACGCCCGCCGGGCCGCCGCGCTGTCCTGA
- the kduI gene encoding 5-dehydro-4-deoxy-D-glucuronate isomerase, which translates to MTLQIRHATHPEQLPGFDTAALRRHYLVDDLFVPGAVTAVLTHHDRIVLAGARPANGPLTLATYPELRSEFFLERREAGIVNVGGPGTVTADGTKYELTTGACLYVGRGVRDVVFDGPDAAFYIFSAPAHTAYPTAQVNPGEGNRLELGDQQTANRRTIDQFIHADGVQSCQIVLGVTTLHPGSTWNTMPAHTHDRRTECYLYFGLPETERIVHLLGEPDETRHLLVADRQAIISPSWSIHSGCGTSSYSFVWAMAGENQAFGDMDGVDVRDLR; encoded by the coding sequence GTGACTCTGCAGATCAGGCACGCCACCCATCCCGAGCAGTTGCCCGGTTTCGACACCGCCGCGCTGCGCCGCCACTATCTGGTGGACGACCTGTTCGTCCCCGGCGCCGTCACCGCGGTGCTCACCCACCACGACCGGATCGTGCTCGCCGGCGCGCGCCCGGCGAACGGTCCGCTGACCCTCGCCACCTACCCCGAGCTGCGCAGCGAGTTCTTCCTCGAACGCCGCGAGGCCGGCATCGTCAACGTCGGCGGCCCCGGCACGGTCACCGCCGACGGCACGAAGTACGAGCTGACCACCGGCGCCTGCCTGTACGTCGGACGCGGCGTCCGCGACGTCGTCTTCGACGGACCGGACGCAGCGTTCTACATCTTCTCCGCGCCGGCGCACACGGCCTACCCGACCGCCCAGGTGAACCCCGGTGAGGGCAACCGCCTCGAGCTCGGCGACCAGCAGACCGCGAACCGCCGGACCATCGACCAGTTCATCCACGCGGACGGCGTACAGAGCTGCCAGATCGTGCTCGGCGTGACCACCCTGCACCCGGGCAGCACGTGGAACACCATGCCCGCCCACACCCACGACCGCCGGACCGAGTGTTATCTGTACTTCGGCCTGCCGGAGACCGAGCGGATCGTGCACCTGCTCGGCGAGCCGGACGAGACGCGCCACCTGCTGGTCGCGGACCGCCAGGCGATCATCTCCCCGAGCTGGTCGATCCACTCGGGCTGCGGCACGTCGTCGTACAGCTTCGTCTGGGCGATGGCCGGCGAGAACCAGGCGTTCGGCGACATGGACGGTGTCGACGTACGGGACTTGCGGTGA
- a CDS encoding SDR family oxidoreductase, with product MSPFSLEGRTALVTGARRGIGAAIAAGYAAAGAELILMARDAALEDTLEAIKQNGGGDASVVIADFADPAAVEAAATELARSTRIDILVNNAGTIRRAPAAETTTADWQHVIDVNLNSTWAVTRPIGAAMAERRTGKIVTIASLLSFQGGITVPAYTASKHAVAGLTRALANEWGPAGVQVNAIAPGYISTDNTTELRADPDREAAIRQRIPAGHWGRPEDVVGAAVFLASPAADYVNGHVLAVDGGWLAR from the coding sequence GTGAGTCCTTTCAGCCTGGAGGGCCGTACGGCGCTCGTCACCGGGGCCCGCCGCGGGATCGGCGCGGCGATCGCCGCCGGGTACGCCGCCGCCGGCGCCGAGCTGATCCTGATGGCCCGGGACGCCGCGCTCGAGGACACCCTGGAGGCGATCAAGCAGAACGGCGGTGGCGACGCGTCCGTGGTGATCGCCGACTTCGCGGACCCGGCCGCGGTCGAGGCGGCCGCCACCGAGCTCGCCCGCTCCACACGGATCGACATCCTGGTCAACAACGCCGGCACGATCCGGCGGGCGCCGGCCGCCGAGACCACGACCGCCGACTGGCAGCACGTGATCGACGTGAACCTCAACTCCACCTGGGCGGTGACCCGCCCGATCGGGGCCGCGATGGCGGAACGCCGTACCGGGAAGATCGTCACGATCGCGTCGTTGCTCAGCTTCCAGGGCGGAATCACCGTCCCGGCCTACACTGCCAGCAAGCACGCGGTGGCGGGACTGACCCGGGCACTGGCCAACGAATGGGGCCCGGCCGGGGTGCAGGTGAACGCGATCGCACCCGGATACATCAGCACCGACAACACCACCGAGCTGCGCGCGGACCCGGACCGTGAGGCTGCGATCCGGCAGCGCATCCCGGCCGGTCACTGGGGGCGGCCGGAGGACGTCGTCGGCGCGGCCGTCTTCCTGGCTTCGCCGGCGGCCGACTACGTCAACGGTCACGTACTCGCGGTCGACGGTGGCTGGCTGGCCAGATAG
- a CDS encoding IclR family transcriptional regulator has protein sequence MSDMSSPSAIDKTLMVLDAVLEHSRFTDVVNATGLAKSTVHRIMASLVEHEFVSQADDGSYHPGPKALRLAGHALTNVDLATVARPVLADLVAQTRCTVHVGLLNGDEAIYVARLDGPKPYRMPSRVGKAIWLHCTGIGKALLAEKDDDSLDVHITRTGLPARTPLTHTTAAALKADLAQIRSRGYALDDEENEPGIRCVAAVIHDHTGTAIAAVSISTLSLEQSIAQVALMAPAAIEAARKISAALGYREPTT, from the coding sequence ATGAGCGACATGAGCTCGCCGTCGGCTATCGACAAGACGTTGATGGTGCTGGACGCCGTACTGGAGCACTCGCGCTTCACCGACGTGGTGAACGCGACCGGCCTGGCCAAGTCGACCGTGCACCGGATCATGGCGTCGCTGGTCGAGCACGAGTTCGTCAGCCAGGCCGACGACGGGTCGTACCACCCGGGCCCGAAGGCACTGCGGCTGGCCGGGCACGCGCTGACGAACGTCGACCTCGCGACGGTTGCCCGTCCTGTTCTCGCGGACCTCGTCGCCCAGACGCGCTGCACGGTGCACGTCGGCCTGCTGAACGGCGACGAGGCCATCTACGTCGCGCGCCTCGACGGACCGAAGCCGTACCGGATGCCGTCGCGGGTCGGCAAGGCGATCTGGCTGCACTGCACCGGCATCGGCAAGGCGCTGCTCGCCGAGAAGGACGACGACTCGCTCGACGTCCACATCACCCGGACCGGGCTTCCCGCGCGTACTCCGTTGACGCACACCACGGCCGCCGCGCTGAAGGCCGACCTCGCGCAGATCCGCTCGCGCGGTTACGCCCTCGACGACGAGGAGAACGAGCCCGGCATCCGCTGTGTCGCCGCGGTCATCCACGACCACACGGGCACCGCGATCGCCGCCGTCAGCATCTCCACCCTGTCGCTCGAGCAGTCGATCGCCCAGGTCGCACTGATGGCCCCCGCCGCCATCGAAGCCGCCCGCAAAATCTCCGCCGCCCTCGGCTACCGCGAGCCAACCACCTGA